A window of the Hordeum vulgare subsp. vulgare chromosome 5H, MorexV3_pseudomolecules_assembly, whole genome shotgun sequence genome harbors these coding sequences:
- the LOC123395110 gene encoding LOW QUALITY PROTEIN: histone deacetylase 15-like (The sequence of the model RefSeq protein was modified relative to this genomic sequence to represent the inferred CDS: deleted 1 base in 1 codon): protein MSFSGCTVYAASVLVSTAIGFDERMLLHSEMETKPNPHPERPNRLRAIAASLAAAGIFPSKCALVPPREITKEELVMVHTSDHVESVEQTKNMLYSYFTSDTYANGHSACAAKLAAGLCADLASLIVSGRVRNGFALVRPPGHHAGVKQAMGFCLHNNAAVAALAAQKAGAKKVLIVDWDVHHGNGTQEIFEGNKSILYISLHRHEDGSFYPGTGAADEVGVLDGKGFSVNIPWSCGGVGDNDYIFAFQHVVLPIATEFAPDITIISAGFDAARGDPLGCCDVTPAGYSQMTSMLTACSEGKLLVILEGGYNLRSISSSATEVVKVLLADGPSYGTDAAAPSKEGMQTVLHVLDIQRKYWPVLVPIFASLQAQQGQTSSKYANAENKLKRRMLMGGPGPVWWKWGSKRLLYEILFEGRRPRKSKARGKEALTDETKP from the exons ATGTCCTTTTCTGGTTGCACTGTTTATGCAGCATCGGTACTGGTATCTACAGCGATTGGTTTTGATGAAAGAATGTTGCTCCACAGTGAG ATGGAAACTAAACCAAATCCACATCCCGAAAGACCCAACCGTCTTCGTGCAATTGCTGCTAGTCTGGCCGCTGCAG GAATATTTCCCTCAAAGTGCGCCTTGGTACCTCCTCGAGAAATAACTAAGGAGGAACTCGTAATG GTCCATACTTCAGATCACGTCGAAAGCGTAGAGCAGACGAAGAACATGCTTTACAG TTACTTCACTTCGGATACTTACGCAAATGGACACTCGGCATGTGCTGCCAAACTTGCAGCAGGTTTATGTGCTGATCTTGCTAGTTTGATAGTGTCTGGGCGTGTCCGGAATGGCTTTGCACTG GTGAGACCTCCTGGGCATCATGCTGGGGTAAAGCAAGCCATGGGCTTTTGTCTTCACAACAATGCAGCAGTGGCTGCATTAGCTGCACAAAAAGCAGGCGCCAAGAAAGTCTTGATAGTTGACTGG GATGTGCACCATGGCAATGGCACACAGGAAATATTTGAAGGGAATAAATCA ATTTTGTACATATCATTGCATCGCCATGAGGATGGAAGTTTCTACCCTGGAACTGGAGCAGCAGACGAG GTGGGAGTTCTGGATGGTAAAGGATTCTCGGTAAATATACCTTGGAGTTGTGGTGGTGTCGGAGACAATGACTACATCTTTGCATTTCAGCATGTGGTGCTTCCAATAG CTACAGAATTTGCCCCAGATATCACCATTATATCTGCAGGATTTGATGCAGCAAGGGGTGATCCTCTGGGTTGTTGCGAT GTCACTCCTGCTGGATACTCTCAGATGACGTCCATGTTAACTGCTTGCTCAGAAGGAAAATTGTTGGTTATACTTGAGGGAGG ATACAATCTTCGGTCTATATCCTCATCGGCAACTGAAGTTGTCAAG GTCCTACTCGCGGACGGTCCAAGTTATGGCACAGATGCAGCCGCACCATCAAAGGAGGGCATGCAGACTGTCTTACATGTTCTGGACATCCAGCGAAAGTATTGGCCAGTTTTAGTTCCAATCTTTGCATCACTTCAAGCGCAGCAGGGGCAGACTTCTTCCAAATATG CTAACGCCGAAAACAAGCTGAAGAGAAGGATGCTTATGGGAGGACCAGGGCCTGTGTGGTGGAAATGGGGAAGCAAGAGGCTTTTGTACGAAATACTGTTTGAGGGCCGCCGTCCAAGAAAGAGCAAGGCGAGAGGAAAA GAAGCTCTGACTGATGAAACAAAACCCTAG